Proteins from a single region of Catalinimonas alkaloidigena:
- a CDS encoding DUF6166 domain-containing protein, translated as MKNLYPKIFHVELMKTITVRLQCQIRSIELSKTLNDYENDRLYYVNDDKLPLSLAESLKVRNHSPSGFNHGYGGSCPAQLALAVCLRIYPDKVAEQVYQFFKDEFIAALPNPHQEFNLRLEVPVDPIVYWDLPFYSSYEETEAENEYPDEEPTAEIELWEKELANAYRSVNKLPGAFRYDFIGYHNYQSCCYLRIINPNIDDGKVTVITTDINEEIKDAGTSITNSAEQLTTQVCQEHEIPSQKLRWIERYVRKPSACQLQRQQPYKFEEEWS; from the coding sequence TTGAAAAATCTGTACCCTAAAATTTTTCATGTTGAGTTGATGAAAACAATTACAGTTAGATTACAATGCCAGATCCGTTCAATTGAGCTTTCTAAGACTCTTAATGATTATGAGAATGACCGTCTTTATTATGTTAACGATGATAAATTGCCGCTCTCTTTGGCTGAAAGCTTGAAGGTGCGTAATCACTCTCCCTCCGGTTTTAATCATGGGTACGGGGGATCATGTCCAGCGCAATTGGCCTTGGCGGTCTGTTTAAGGATATATCCTGATAAAGTTGCTGAACAGGTCTATCAATTTTTTAAAGATGAGTTTATTGCTGCCCTACCCAATCCACATCAGGAGTTTAACTTACGTCTGGAAGTACCGGTAGACCCGATTGTTTATTGGGATTTGCCATTTTATAGTTCATACGAAGAAACAGAAGCAGAAAATGAATATCCTGATGAAGAACCCACAGCTGAAATTGAGCTTTGGGAAAAAGAACTTGCTAATGCATACCGTTCTGTCAACAAATTGCCGGGAGCATTTCGCTATGATTTCATTGGTTATCATAATTACCAATCATGCTGTTACCTACGGATAATCAACCCTAATATTGATGATGGTAAAGTAACAGTTATCACTACTGACATAAATGAAGAGATAAAAGATGCTGGCACTTCAATTACCAATTCTGCAGAACAGCTAACAACTCAGGTATGTCAGGAACATGAAATTCCATCTCAAAAGCTTCGCTGGATTGAGCGATATGTTCGCAAACCATCCGCTTGTCAGTTACAAAGACAGCAACCATATAAATTTGAGGAGGAATGGAGCTAA
- a CDS encoding ParA family protein — MDIFLISAQKGGAGKSTLTALISNSLAIDFRKKVLVIDGDEQGTITDFREADELELEEFPYEVKKLPTKEVAEYLDNLEDQYDVVFVDLQGSTSDNDILEIMMLANRVLLPIIARKADLYSTLNYVETIRKIETYKKEEEEDTDFLLYAMLNQKRGRIEEKAMRDYCKEVGVNIFENGLRDLVAYARWNTYESYMSSDNSDLNAVKEEFTAFMNEFVEKYKL; from the coding sequence ATGGATATATTTTTAATTTCAGCACAAAAGGGAGGGGCAGGAAAATCGACCTTAACAGCTCTAATATCAAACTCCTTAGCAATAGATTTTAGGAAAAAAGTTTTGGTAATTGATGGGGATGAACAAGGCACTATTACAGACTTCAGAGAAGCTGATGAATTAGAGTTAGAAGAATTTCCATATGAAGTCAAGAAGCTTCCCACCAAAGAGGTAGCTGAATATCTGGATAATTTAGAAGACCAATATGACGTCGTTTTTGTAGATCTGCAGGGAAGTACAAGTGATAATGATATATTAGAGATAATGATGCTGGCAAACAGAGTCCTGCTACCCATTATCGCCAGAAAAGCGGATCTATACAGTACACTTAATTATGTTGAGACAATTCGGAAAATAGAAACTTACAAAAAAGAGGAGGAAGAAGATACTGATTTTTTATTGTATGCCATGCTTAATCAGAAGAGAGGGAGAATAGAAGAAAAAGCCATGCGTGATTATTGCAAGGAGGTAGGAGTAAATATTTTTGAAAATGGCCTGCGAGACCTGGTAGCATACGCAAGATGGAATACATATGAAAGTTATATGTCAAGTGATAACTCAGATTTGAATGCTGTAAAAGAAGAGTTTACCGCTTTTATGAATGAATTTGTGGAAAAGTATAAATTGTAA
- a CDS encoding DUF5712 family protein has product MYIKIIQPNKDGNKIYQNSGSVNQLIAYLRNDYVLGEEDESVFFNHENDKIYDHEVEVRIDESSKKLKPSEEKFYSIIVSPAEEELLHIDNKDGKLKEYVRQVMNNYAANFQLKNRINLRSRDLVWYAAIHKDREIKNLDLKSGRLLSVKEAQRVNTLRRSSNPNDQIEISKIINRAEERESKKYQPAQFIAGNKKPGFHKHAHIIVSRLDAKQENVLNPRSRQSTFHIKKFQEKSARDFQQMFDYKHETISKGFYQKYSTEEHNYFHKKIENTTDQINRHLGEEKIDVGRLKEIGNECSYSRAFFINLTKLKYRFTKGNFSHDPYFFVKHGRDQKQEEYLGKLDDSKTQNQEAILASGNEHGVPTYSKGRSEGMTASQMLKALGSIRGGSIAIKETLVLDDERKQMKKSKEKGRGEDQNEIS; this is encoded by the coding sequence ATGTACATCAAGATAATTCAACCTAATAAAGATGGCAATAAAATTTATCAAAATAGTGGATCCGTAAACCAGTTAATTGCATATCTCCGTAATGATTATGTATTGGGAGAAGAAGATGAAAGTGTTTTTTTTAATCATGAAAATGATAAAATTTATGATCATGAAGTTGAGGTTAGAATTGATGAAAGTAGTAAAAAATTAAAGCCATCAGAAGAGAAATTTTACTCGATAATAGTGAGTCCGGCGGAGGAAGAGTTATTACATATTGATAATAAAGATGGGAAGTTAAAAGAATATGTAAGACAAGTCATGAATAATTATGCTGCTAATTTTCAGCTCAAGAACAGAATCAATTTAAGATCAAGAGATTTGGTATGGTATGCGGCTATTCATAAAGACAGAGAAATAAAAAACTTGGATTTGAAAAGTGGACGATTATTGTCGGTCAAAGAAGCTCAGAGGGTAAATACTTTGAGAAGGAGTAGTAATCCTAATGATCAAATAGAGATTTCAAAAATAATAAATAGGGCTGAGGAAAGGGAAAGCAAAAAGTATCAGCCGGCACAATTTATTGCCGGAAATAAAAAGCCGGGCTTCCATAAACATGCTCATATAATTGTTAGTCGTTTGGATGCAAAACAGGAGAATGTTCTTAATCCGCGGTCCAGGCAATCTACATTCCATATCAAGAAATTTCAGGAAAAGAGCGCAAGAGATTTTCAGCAGATGTTTGATTATAAGCATGAAACCATCAGCAAGGGTTTTTATCAAAAATATAGCACTGAGGAACACAACTACTTTCACAAGAAGATTGAAAATACAACTGATCAAATCAATCGACATTTAGGTGAGGAGAAAATTGACGTAGGTCGGTTAAAGGAAATTGGGAATGAATGCAGTTATAGCCGGGCATTTTTTATAAATTTGACAAAGCTCAAATACAGGTTTACGAAAGGAAACTTCTCTCACGATCCTTATTTTTTTGTAAAACACGGAAGAGATCAGAAGCAGGAAGAATATTTAGGTAAACTTGATGATTCCAAAACTCAAAATCAGGAAGCTATATTAGCATCAGGAAATGAGCATGGGGTACCTACTTATTCAAAGGGTAGGAGTGAGGGTATGACAGCATCGCAGATGCTTAAGGCTTTAGGTAGTATTCGAGGTGGTTCCATAGCAATTAAAGAAACGCTCGTACTGGATGATGAGCGAAAGCAAATGAAAAAATCAAAAGAGAAGGGTAGGGGAGAGGATCAAAATGAAATTTCGTAA
- a CDS encoding type IV secretory system conjugative DNA transfer family protein, whose translation MKRKKINNPDSINLKTKGRGWVNVTEPFRHTIVIAGSGSGKTESVVRPYMSQFIEKGFCGILYDYKFPTLTNELNTILIQNKRKANLPLYVLDFENVSRCHRVNPIRADYIKEVSYAEEIATSIYNNLDLSSVKHNGNFFTRSAINWFTAIIWFYKVKHPEQCTLPHVFNTILYQDYQHVFSMLLSEDTSGDYIRSIVTSLDTKADRQLGGQVASLQNVIARLNTPKLAWILSGNDFDLDINNPEDPKLLSVGMSPQIRKSLAPVISCIFTVALQQMNVEGKHKSFLMLDEATTLYLDDLDHIGAVARSNKIAMVLIAQDTAMLVEKYGLQKAQTIIANMNNMYFGRTNLPQTAKIVSETIGKEEREIISKNEGTSYHKYDQGNLSHGFSVQERAIVKPEEVQTLKKGEFVGRSTDEAQNYFFAKFKRHRFRTLYTLEPFVEFLHQKDNKQVKDRDIVINQNLDTIKSEVKSIVNSYKNVYADAGTSLTSE comes from the coding sequence GTGAAAAGGAAGAAAATCAACAACCCAGATTCTATTAACCTTAAAACCAAGGGCAGGGGATGGGTGAATGTCACAGAACCTTTTCGGCATACCATTGTCATCGCAGGTTCAGGGTCAGGAAAAACAGAATCAGTAGTTCGTCCTTATATGTCTCAATTCATTGAAAAGGGATTTTGTGGGATCTTGTACGACTATAAATTTCCAACACTGACAAATGAATTAAATACCATCCTTATCCAAAATAAAAGAAAGGCAAACTTACCATTGTACGTGTTAGACTTTGAAAACGTAAGTCGCTGTCATAGAGTAAATCCTATTAGAGCAGATTATATCAAAGAAGTAAGTTATGCTGAAGAAATTGCCACCAGTATTTACAATAACCTGGATCTAAGTTCAGTCAAACACAACGGAAACTTTTTTACCCGTAGTGCTATCAACTGGTTTACAGCAATTATCTGGTTTTATAAGGTTAAGCATCCTGAACAATGCACATTACCTCATGTTTTCAATACCATTTTGTACCAGGATTACCAGCATGTATTTTCCATGTTGTTGAGCGAAGATACAAGTGGAGACTACATCCGCAGCATCGTTACCTCATTGGACACCAAAGCAGATCGCCAGTTAGGAGGGCAGGTGGCGTCATTGCAAAATGTAATTGCCCGTTTGAACACACCTAAATTGGCCTGGATTCTGTCCGGCAACGATTTTGACCTGGATATTAATAATCCTGAAGACCCGAAACTGCTATCTGTTGGAATGAGTCCTCAAATCAGGAAATCACTTGCTCCGGTGATAAGTTGTATTTTTACAGTTGCATTACAACAGATGAATGTAGAAGGTAAGCACAAAAGTTTCCTTATGCTGGACGAAGCTACTACCCTTTATCTTGATGACTTGGACCATATAGGAGCTGTAGCACGGTCAAATAAAATTGCGATGGTCTTGATTGCTCAGGATACAGCCATGTTAGTTGAAAAATATGGGTTGCAAAAAGCACAAACCATCATTGCCAATATGAACAACATGTATTTCGGAAGAACCAACCTTCCTCAAACTGCAAAAATTGTAAGTGAGACTATCGGTAAAGAGGAAAGAGAAATAATTTCTAAAAATGAAGGTACTAGTTACCACAAATATGATCAGGGAAATTTAAGCCACGGATTTAGTGTACAGGAAAGAGCAATAGTTAAACCTGAAGAGGTACAAACGCTGAAAAAGGGAGAATTTGTTGGTAGATCCACAGATGAAGCTCAAAACTATTTCTTTGCTAAATTTAAGAGACATCGATTCCGCACACTGTATACCTTAGAACCTTTCGTGGAATTTTTACACCAGAAAGATAACAAGCAAGTGAAAGACAGAGATATTGTCATCAATCAAAATTTAGATACTATTAAATCAGAAGTGAAATCAATAGTGAACAGCTATAAAAACGTATATGCTGATGCAGGCACTTCACTCACATCCGAATAA
- a CDS encoding RNA polymerase sigma factor: MLKEHYGIIRKLCRGYADSTEDFEDNVQEVCYQLWKSIDKFGGRSKSGTWVYRLTLNVCLYNLNKRKKSVEYPVENVLISKIADRQAQPYDSDSPVHILYQSIALLKPIDRAIIMLYLEKKEHAEIAEVVGLSLSNIGVKINRIKKQLKKIVDERSARLME, translated from the coding sequence ATGTTAAAGGAACATTACGGCATCATCCGAAAACTATGCCGAGGATATGCTGATTCTACAGAGGACTTTGAAGATAATGTGCAGGAAGTCTGTTATCAGCTTTGGAAGTCCATAGACAAATTTGGGGGAAGGTCTAAATCAGGAACCTGGGTATATAGGTTGACCCTAAATGTATGCCTGTATAATCTGAATAAGAGAAAAAAGAGCGTTGAATATCCTGTTGAAAATGTGCTGATTTCAAAAATAGCCGATCGGCAGGCTCAACCTTATGATTCTGATAGTCCGGTACATATTTTATATCAATCCATAGCTTTATTGAAACCCATTGATCGGGCCATCATCATGCTTTACCTGGAAAAAAAAGAACATGCCGAAATCGCCGAAGTTGTGGGATTAAGCCTTTCAAATATTGGTGTGAAGATCAATAGAATTAAAAAACAATTAAAAAAAATAGTTGATGAAAGATCTGCAAGACTTATGGAGTGA
- a CDS encoding amidohydrolase family protein, with protein sequence MMMTEKILIFLVVTVSLCCRAYGQDIWIKNTNVIDVENGQVKENMDILIKDGLIFEISDHQTQEKKPDNVEVIDGSGKYLLPGFVDTHVHMAMGEVEVSVVDGQPTIGMNLEDELPEITASLLLKHGITTSRDPGGFTEVTVQVKENIASGKMMGPELFVAGSILDTTQFTNLVAQVKSKSEVVEEVRKQKASGVDFIKFYTSLPPELLEAGIREAHKIELETIAHLHNTSWTEASRLGIDNIVHIIPVSDIYIPDEHKASYHQSVLMGSKAFYKWFEYVDLESEKISELISTLKKNNTSVDPTLVVFHATFFGNTSAYKTHELLSELPDKMIENWQTIFNFNLGWTEQDFIDAQKIWPKVQRFVKMLHDQGIMLTTGTDTNNPWIIPGGSFHRELQLLTGCGLTNAEILKMATLNGAKLLKVEDRIGTIEKGKEADLVLLSSNPLLDIQNVKDIAMIISNGVKVELK encoded by the coding sequence ATGATGATGACAGAAAAAATACTGATCTTTTTGGTAGTAACTGTTAGCCTGTGCTGTAGAGCTTACGGACAGGATATATGGATCAAAAACACAAATGTAATTGATGTAGAAAATGGCCAGGTAAAGGAGAATATGGATATCCTTATCAAGGATGGTCTTATCTTTGAAATTTCAGATCATCAGACACAAGAGAAGAAACCAGATAATGTAGAAGTCATTGATGGTTCGGGTAAATATTTGCTACCGGGTTTTGTTGACACCCATGTGCATATGGCTATGGGGGAGGTAGAAGTATCGGTAGTTGATGGACAGCCTACCATAGGAATGAACTTGGAAGATGAACTGCCCGAAATTACTGCAAGTTTACTCTTGAAACATGGTATCACCACAAGCAGAGATCCCGGTGGCTTCACCGAAGTAACTGTTCAGGTAAAAGAAAACATTGCTTCCGGAAAGATGATGGGTCCCGAACTATTTGTAGCGGGTAGCATCTTGGATACCACCCAGTTTACTAATTTGGTAGCTCAGGTAAAGTCAAAAAGTGAAGTGGTGGAGGAAGTAAGAAAACAGAAAGCAAGTGGAGTGGACTTTATCAAGTTCTATACCTCCTTACCGCCTGAGCTACTAGAAGCGGGTATCCGGGAAGCACATAAGATTGAGCTGGAAACAATCGCACACCTGCATAATACCTCCTGGACTGAAGCATCCAGGCTCGGCATTGATAACATTGTCCATATCATCCCTGTAAGTGACATCTACATTCCGGATGAACACAAGGCGAGCTACCACCAAAGTGTGCTCATGGGTAGCAAGGCATTTTATAAGTGGTTTGAATATGTGGATCTAGAAAGTGAAAAGATCTCAGAACTGATCAGCACACTAAAGAAAAACAATACTTCTGTTGATCCAACATTGGTTGTATTCCACGCAACTTTTTTCGGCAACACTTCAGCCTATAAAACCCATGAGCTTCTCAGTGAGCTTCCTGATAAAATGATAGAGAACTGGCAGACTATCTTCAATTTCAATCTCGGATGGACAGAACAGGACTTTATAGATGCACAGAAGATTTGGCCCAAAGTACAGAGGTTTGTCAAAATGCTGCATGATCAGGGTATCATGCTCACTACCGGAACAGATACTAACAATCCCTGGATTATCCCAGGTGGCAGCTTTCATCGGGAACTACAGTTATTAACAGGTTGTGGATTAACAAATGCTGAAATCTTAAAGATGGCCACGCTTAACGGTGCAAAACTCTTAAAGGTTGAAGATCGTATCGGTACGATTGAGAAAGGAAAAGAGGCTGATTTGGTTCTGCTCAGCTCTAATCCATTGCTGGATATTCAGAATGTCAAAGACATTGCCATGATCATTTCCAATGGGGTCAAGGTTGAGTTGAAGTAA
- a CDS encoding Crp/Fnr family transcriptional regulator — protein MSMIETEILKKYGARESNVSKDEMLFMEGERALYYWQIVQGSVKMVNFSPDGQEFTQGIFHEGESFGEPPLFSDFDYPSNAVAVEDSVLLKLSKENLIQLLKENFEIHWMITSTLSKRLQYKAMIMREMSSHPPEHRILTLIDYLKHEESQEHEGEQYYEVPLTRQQIADMTGLRVETVIRSIKALEEKGKVKIIRRKVHRKR, from the coding sequence ATGAGCATGATAGAAACCGAAATACTGAAGAAATACGGAGCCAGAGAAAGTAATGTCAGTAAAGATGAAATGCTCTTTATGGAAGGGGAAAGAGCGCTATACTACTGGCAGATTGTACAGGGCAGTGTCAAGATGGTCAACTTTAGTCCTGATGGGCAGGAGTTTACGCAAGGCATCTTTCACGAGGGTGAAAGCTTTGGCGAACCTCCCCTCTTTTCCGACTTTGACTATCCAAGTAATGCCGTTGCCGTGGAAGATTCAGTGCTGCTGAAACTTTCCAAAGAAAATCTTATCCAACTGCTGAAGGAGAATTTTGAGATACATTGGATGATTACCAGTACGCTCAGCAAACGCCTGCAGTACAAAGCCATGATCATGCGGGAAATGTCCAGCCACCCTCCTGAGCACCGTATCCTGACACTGATTGATTACCTAAAACATGAAGAGTCTCAGGAACATGAAGGTGAACAGTACTACGAAGTACCACTTACCCGGCAGCAGATTGCTGATATGACAGGGCTTAGAGTAGAGACTGTCATCCGAAGCATCAAAGCACTGGAGGAAAAAGGTAAAGTAAAAATTATCCGCCGCAAAGTACACAGGAAGCGATAA
- a CDS encoding c-type cytochrome — MKTLNNTPKVLKISGNLVLSLLFSALMFGCGSNAGNENASTASDNTEQTQENTEELTEELTDPMDNKGVGPVDHVDLGPIDVTMAAEGKVIFEENCTACHQLEDRYVGPALKEITARRSPEWIMNMIMNPNEMVQKDPVAKALLAEYLSPMANQNISREDARRILEYFRSVDEVK, encoded by the coding sequence ATGAAAACCCTCAACAATACACCTAAAGTACTAAAAATCAGTGGAAACCTAGTGCTGAGCCTGTTATTCAGCGCACTAATGTTTGGCTGTGGTAGTAATGCCGGAAACGAAAATGCATCTACTGCATCTGATAACACTGAGCAGACACAGGAAAATACAGAAGAGTTGACCGAGGAATTGACTGACCCTATGGATAATAAGGGAGTCGGTCCGGTAGATCATGTTGACCTGGGTCCGATAGACGTAACGATGGCGGCAGAAGGTAAGGTGATTTTTGAAGAGAATTGTACCGCCTGCCACCAGTTGGAAGATCGTTATGTAGGTCCTGCACTAAAAGAAATTACTGCCCGTCGTTCTCCAGAATGGATCATGAATATGATCATGAATCCTAATGAGATGGTGCAAAAAGACCCTGTCGCTAAAGCTCTACTGGCAGAATACTTATCTCCCATGGCCAATCAGAATATCAGCCGTGAGGATGCCAGAAGGATACTGGAATACTTCCGCTCAGTAGATGAAGTAAAATGA
- the nosZ gene encoding Sec-dependent nitrous-oxide reductase produces MIHFIKKYTALILSAAFTFACTPQRSNNEAGGVMNVSNAASKVYVAPGNHDEFYAFMSGGFSGQISVYGLPSGRLFRVIPVFSQDPEKGYGYNEETKPMLQTSYGFVPWDDAHHPELSQTDGVPDGRWIFINGNNTPRIARVDLSTFETAEIIEIPNSGGNHSSPFITANSEYVVAGTRFSVPIPNEDVALDQYKEKYKGSLSFISVDQESGDMDMAFQVLVPGYDYDLAHAGKGQSHGWVFFTTYNTEQSNTLKEIGASQNDKDFIAAVNWKKAEEYLAQGKAKEMPASYYNNEYSDETHSATATQKKSVKVLIPEECPGLVYFLPTPKSPHGVDVDPTGEYIVGNGKLSADMSVHSFSKMMQAIENEDFETTIDGIPVLKYESVLDGIVKQAGLGPLHTEFDGKGNAYTSFFISSEVVKWKVDSKEVVDRAPTYYSIGHLMIPGGDSQQPFGKYLVALNKITKDRYLPTGPELAHSAQLYDISGDKMELLLDFPTIGEPHYAQALPAELVKPRSVKTFKLSENHHPHAAKKENEARVERNGNEVHVYMTSIRSHFAPDNIEGIEVGDKVYFHLTNLEQDWDVPHGLSIMGANNAELLVMPGQTETLLWEPQKAGVYPFYCTDFCSALHQEMQGYARVSSKGSSVALSWKTGNK; encoded by the coding sequence ATGATACATTTCATAAAAAAATACACCGCTTTGATCCTGAGTGCAGCTTTTACTTTTGCCTGTACTCCCCAGCGCTCAAACAACGAAGCCGGTGGCGTAATGAATGTCAGCAACGCTGCCTCCAAAGTATATGTAGCCCCCGGAAACCATGATGAGTTTTATGCTTTTATGTCGGGAGGGTTTAGCGGACAGATCAGCGTATACGGCTTACCTTCCGGCAGATTGTTCAGGGTGATCCCCGTTTTTTCTCAGGATCCGGAAAAAGGTTATGGCTATAATGAAGAAACCAAGCCTATGCTGCAAACCTCTTATGGTTTTGTACCCTGGGATGATGCCCACCACCCCGAACTCTCTCAGACCGATGGAGTGCCGGATGGCCGCTGGATTTTCATCAATGGTAACAATACTCCCCGCATTGCCAGAGTAGATCTGAGTACATTTGAAACTGCCGAAATCATTGAGATTCCAAATTCTGGGGGTAATCACTCTTCACCCTTTATCACTGCCAATTCTGAATATGTGGTAGCTGGTACCCGTTTTAGCGTACCGATTCCTAATGAAGATGTGGCGCTGGATCAGTACAAAGAAAAATACAAAGGTTCACTGAGCTTTATCAGTGTGGATCAGGAAAGTGGTGACATGGATATGGCTTTTCAGGTGCTGGTACCCGGCTATGATTATGACCTGGCACATGCCGGCAAAGGTCAGTCACATGGATGGGTATTCTTCACTACTTACAACACTGAGCAATCCAATACGCTGAAAGAAATTGGCGCATCACAAAACGACAAGGATTTTATTGCAGCCGTCAACTGGAAGAAGGCTGAGGAATATCTGGCACAAGGAAAGGCCAAGGAGATGCCTGCTTCTTATTATAATAATGAGTACAGCGATGAGACTCATTCCGCCACTGCCACTCAGAAAAAATCTGTAAAAGTGCTGATTCCTGAAGAATGTCCCGGACTTGTCTACTTCCTGCCTACACCTAAGTCCCCTCATGGTGTAGATGTAGATCCTACCGGAGAATATATTGTGGGTAATGGTAAATTGTCAGCGGATATGTCGGTGCACTCCTTTAGCAAAATGATGCAGGCCATTGAAAATGAAGATTTTGAAACTACCATAGATGGTATCCCAGTGCTTAAATACGAATCAGTGCTGGATGGTATCGTGAAGCAGGCGGGATTGGGGCCGTTGCATACTGAGTTTGACGGCAAAGGCAATGCCTATACCTCTTTCTTCATCTCTTCAGAGGTGGTGAAATGGAAGGTGGATTCCAAAGAGGTAGTAGATCGTGCACCCACTTATTACTCCATAGGTCACCTGATGATTCCTGGTGGTGACTCTCAACAGCCATTTGGCAAATACCTGGTCGCGCTGAACAAGATCACCAAAGACCGATATCTGCCAACCGGCCCGGAACTGGCACACTCTGCCCAGCTCTACGATATCTCCGGAGATAAAATGGAATTGTTACTGGACTTCCCTACCATCGGTGAGCCACACTATGCACAGGCTCTCCCTGCCGAACTGGTGAAGCCAAGATCTGTCAAGACCTTTAAGCTGTCAGAGAATCACCACCCTCATGCTGCCAAAAAGGAAAACGAGGCAAGGGTTGAGAGGAACGGCAATGAAGTACATGTGTACATGACTTCCATTCGCAGTCACTTTGCTCCGGACAATATTGAGGGTATTGAAGTGGGAGATAAGGTATACTTCCACCTGACCAACCTGGAACAGGATTGGGACGTGCCTCACGGACTGAGCATCATGGGTGCTAATAATGCTGAATTGCTGGTGATGCCCGGACAGACTGAAACACTGCTCTGGGAACCGCAGAAAGCCGGTGTGTACCCTTTCTACTGTACCGACTTCTGCTCAGCACTGCATCAGGAAATGCAGGGCTATGCAAGGGTTTCTTCCAAAGGAAGCAGTGTTGCCCTGAGCTGGAAAACCGGAAATAAATGA
- a CDS encoding nitrous oxide reductase accessory protein NosL: MKNSPRILFLIGALSLLLLFAFPLWQITLFAPQYPDGITMYIWINQISGNSESVLQNINILNHYIGMKYIEPDSIPELQYFPYIVIGMVVMGIILFFVNKRQGFVAWSILLIILGILGIYDFYLWEYDYGHDLDPNAPIKIPGMIYQPPLFGQKMLLNFDAYSYPHWGSMFLGLAMVLGLAASWLKWRNIKKKKAVQPISIAILVLILFINGCSVEPQPINYGEEQCQYCQMTIVDQRYGSELVSAKGKVFKFDAIECMVNFYKTDQLAHEDIAYSLVTGFTKPGLLINAKEAYYLKTDQMPSPMGLNMAAFQNKEIAQQFQQENGGELYRWKQLNEQFDTIWQLADPQAYTKEESEE; encoded by the coding sequence ATGAAAAATTCACCGAGAATATTGTTTTTGATCGGAGCTTTGAGCTTGCTCTTGCTATTTGCTTTTCCCTTATGGCAGATTACCCTCTTTGCTCCACAATATCCTGATGGCATCACTATGTACATCTGGATCAACCAAATATCAGGCAACAGTGAATCTGTCTTGCAGAATATCAATATCCTGAACCACTATATCGGTATGAAGTACATAGAGCCAGATTCAATCCCTGAGCTACAGTACTTCCCTTATATTGTCATCGGGATGGTTGTAATGGGTATCATACTGTTTTTTGTCAACAAACGACAAGGCTTTGTGGCCTGGAGCATACTACTAATTATCCTGGGTATACTGGGAATCTACGATTTTTATCTCTGGGAATATGATTATGGGCATGACCTAGATCCTAATGCGCCCATCAAAATACCTGGTATGATATACCAGCCACCTTTGTTTGGACAGAAAATGTTGCTCAACTTTGATGCCTACTCTTATCCTCATTGGGGCAGCATGTTCCTGGGTTTAGCGATGGTGCTGGGCCTGGCAGCCAGTTGGCTGAAGTGGAGAAATATAAAAAAGAAAAAAGCGGTTCAGCCCATTTCCATTGCCATATTGGTACTGATACTTTTCATTAATGGATGTTCCGTAGAGCCTCAGCCTATCAACTATGGTGAAGAACAATGCCAGTACTGCCAAATGACCATCGTAGATCAGCGCTACGGCAGCGAGCTGGTTTCTGCCAAAGGCAAGGTCTTCAAGTTTGACGCCATAGAATGTATGGTCAACTTTTATAAAACAGATCAGCTTGCCCATGAAGATATAGCATACTCTCTCGTAACAGGTTTTACTAAGCCAGGTTTACTGATTAATGCAAAAGAAGCCTATTACCTGAAGACAGACCAGATGCCTAGCCCTATGGGATTGAACATGGCTGCTTTTCAGAATAAGGAGATTGCACAGCAGTTTCAGCAGGAGAATGGAGGAGAGCTCTACCGCTGGAAACAACTGAATGAACAATTTGATACCATCTGGCAATTGGCCGATCCGCAAGCATATACTAAGGAAGAAAGTGAGGAATGA